From the genome of Papaver somniferum cultivar HN1 chromosome 2, ASM357369v1, whole genome shotgun sequence, one region includes:
- the LOC113346901 gene encoding phytochrome B-like, giving the protein MASGSRGTTGNANNQQNSSGGSNIRNNNTTTTQQPTESVNKTIAQYTIDARLHAAFEQSGESGKSFDYSQSIRNTSQSIPEQQITAYLSKIQRGGHIQPFGCMVAAEENTFRVIAYSENASEMLDVIPQSVPSLEKNESLVVGIDVRTLFTPSSTALLEKAFSAREISLLNPLWIHSKNLGKPFYAILHRIDVGIVIDLEPARSEDPALSIAGAVQSQKLAVRAISRLQALPGGDIKILCDTVVEHVRELTGYDRVMVYKFHEDEHGEVVAESKRPDLDPYLGLHYPSTDIPQASRFLFKQNRVRMIVDCRATTVPVVQDEELMQPLCLVGSTLRAPHGCHARYMANMGSIASLALAVIINGNDEEGTGPSGTRNSMRLWGLVVCHHTSARCIPFPLRYACEFLMQAFGLQLNLELQLASQMQEKHVLRTQTLLCDMLLRDSPSGIITQSPSIMDLVKCDGSALFYQGKYFALGVTPTESQIKDIVEWLLAYHGDSTGLTTDSLADAGYSGAATLGDAVCGMAVAYITSRDFLFWFRSHTAKEIKWGGAKHHPEDKDDGQRMHPRSSFKAFLEVVKSRSLPWENAEMDAIHSLQLILRDSFKDADGSISKSVVNTEVANTDLQGTNELISVAKEMVRLIETATAPIFAVDSDGRINGWNAKIAELIGLPVEEAMGKLLLQDLIYKEYVEVVGKVLSRALQGEEDKNVELKLKTFGPQKVNKSVFLVVNACCSKDYLNNIVGVGFVGQDITSQKVVMDKFIRIQGDYKAILHNPNPLIPPIFASDENTCCLEWNKAMEKLTGWDREEMLGKMLVGDIFGGCCRLKGTDALTRFMIVLHNAIGGQDTDKFPFQFYDRNGKYVQALLTANKRVNLEGEMIGAFCFLQIASPELQQALEVQRQQEKKCFARKKELAYICQEVKNPLRGLQFTNSLLEATDLNEDQKQFLETSAACERQMMKIIRDVDLERIEDGSLELDEAEFLLGNLINAVVSQVMILLRERGLQLRRDIPEEIKTLAVFGDQVRIQQVLVDFLLNVVRYAPSPDSWVEIQVCPSLKIVSDGIELLHLEFRIECPGEGLPPELVQDVFNSNRWLTQEGLALNMSRKILKLMNGEVQYVRGSERCSFLIILELPMPRRASKKAVH; this is encoded by the exons GAACAATCAGGTGAATCTGGTAAGTCATTTGACTACTCACAGTCTATTAGGAATACATCACAATCAATACCTGAACAACAAATTACAGCTTACTTATCGAAAATTCAAAGAGGTGGTCATATTCAACCATTTGGTTGTATGGTTGCTGCTGAGGAGAATACTTTTAGGGTCATTGCTTACAGTGAAAATGCATCAGAAATGCTTGATGTTATACCTCAATCAGTACCTAGCCTTGAAAAAAATGAATCTTTAGTAGTTGGTATTGATGTTAGAACTCTATTTACACCATCAAGTACAGCTTTGTTGGAAAAAGCATTTTCAGCGCGTGAAATTTCTCTTTTAAACCCTCTGTGGATCCATTCAAAGAATTTAGGAAAACCCTTTTATGCTATTTTGCATAGAATTGATGTGGGTATTGTAATTGATTTAGAACCTGCAAGATCAGAAGACCCTGCACTTTCCATTGCAGGGGCAGTTCAGTCTCAGAAACTTGCAGTACGAGCAATATCTCGGTTACAGGCTCTTCCTGGTGGGGATATTAAGATTTTATGTGATACTGTAGTCGAACATGTTAGGGAGCTTACTGGGTATGATAGGGTTATGGTGTATAAGTTTCACGAGGATGAACATGGTGAGGTTGTAGCTGAAAGTAAGAGGCCAGATTTGGACCCGTATTTGGGGTTACACTATCCTTCAACAGATATACCTCAAGCGTCGAGGTTCTTGTTTAAGCAGAATAGAGTTAGGATGATTGTCGATTGCCGTGCTACAACTGTTCCGGTGGTTCAGGATGAAGAGCTAATGCAGCCTCTTTGTTTAGTTGGTTCAACTCTTAGGGCACCACATGGATGTCACGCACGATACATGGCTAATATGGGTTCCATTGCCTCATTAGCACTGGCAGTTATCATTAATGGAAATGACGAAGAAGGTACCGGACCTTCTGGTACTCGTAATTCAATGAGGCTATGGGGACTTGTGGTGTGCCATCACACATCTGCACGCTGTATCCCGTTTCCTCTTCGTTATGCCTGTGAGTTCCTAATGCAGGCTTTCGGGCTTCAACTGAACTTGGAATTACAATTAGCTTCCCAGATGCAGGAGAAACATGTTTTGCGAACCCAGACTTTGTTGTGTGATATGCTCCTCCGAGATTCCCCATCTGGGATTATTACTCAGAGCCCAAGTATCATGGATCTTGTGAAATGTGATGGGTCTGCTCTCTTCTACCAGGGTAAATATTTCGCGCTTGGTGTTACTCCTACTGAATCCCAGATTAAGGATATTGTGGAGTGGTTGTTGGCTTACCATGGGGATTCAACGGGATTGACTACTGATAGTTTGGCTGATGCTGGATACTCGGGAGCAGCCACATTAGGTGACGCAGTTTGTGGGATGGCTGTTGCTTATATTACTTCAAGAGACTTCCTATTTTGGTTTAGATCCCATACGGCGAAAGAGATTAAGTGGGGAGGGGCGAAACATCATCCAGAAGACAAGGATGATGGTCAAAGAATGCACCCTCGTTCTTCTTTTAAGGCATTCTTGGAAGTAGTCAAGAGCCGGAGCTTGCCATGGGAAAACGCGGAGATGGATGCGATACACTCTTTGCAGCTTATACTGCGAGATTCATTTAAAGATGCTGATGGAAGTATTTCTAAGTCAGTGGTCAATACTGAAGTTGCAAATACCGATTTGCAAGGGACAAATGAGCTCATTTCAGTTGCAAAAGAGATGGTTAGGCTAATAGAAACCGCAACTGCTCCAATTTTTGCTGTAGATTCTGATGGTCGGATAAATGGGTGGAATGCAAAAATTGCAGAATTGATAGGTCTGCCTGTTGAGGAAGCTATGGGGAAGTTGTTACTTCAGGACCTTATTTATAAAGAATATGTTGAGGTTGTTGGCAAGGTTCTTTCCCGTGCATTGCAAG GTGAAGAAGATAAAAATGTAGAGCTTAAGCTGAAGACATTTGGTCCACAGAAAGTTAACAAAAGCGTGTTTCTGGTAGTCAATGCCTGCTGTAGCAAAGACTATCTGAATAACATTGTTGGAGTTGGATTTGTGGGTCAGGATATTACTTCCCAGAAAGTGGTTATGGACAAGTTCATCCGTATTCAAGGTGACTATAAAGCTATTTTACATAATCCTAACCCTTTAATTCCACCCATATTTGCTTCGGATGAGAATACGTGTTGCTTGGAATGGAATAAGGCTATGGAAAAACTAACTGGTTGGGACAGAGAGGAAATGCTTGGAAAAATGTTGGTAGGAGATATATTTGGCGGTTGCTGTCGGCTCAAAGGCACTGATGCTCTTACAAGGTTCATGATTGTCCTACACAATGCAATTGGGGGCCAAGACACCGACAAATTTCCTTTTCAATTCTATGACCGGAACGGAAAATATGTGCAAGCTCTCTTGACAGCAAATAAAAGGGTTAATTTGGAAGGAGAGATGATTGGGGCCTTCTGCTTTCTGCAGATTGCGAGCCCTGAATTGCAGCAGGCCCTGGAAGTACAAAGGCAGCAAGAGAAGAAATGTTTTGCTAGGAAGAAAGAGTTGGCTTATATTTGCCAAGAGGTAAAGAATCCATTACGTGGGTTACAATTTACTAATTCTCTACTGGAGGCAACAGACTTAAACGAAGATCAGAAGCAGTTTTTAGAGACTAGTGCCGCTTGTGAAAGGCAGATGATGAAGATCATAAGGGATGTTGATCTAGAGCGCATTGAGGATGG GTCCTTGGAACTGGACGAGGCTGAATTTTTACTTGGGAACCTTATAAATGCTGTTGTTAGCCAAGTTATGATTCTCCTAAGAGAGAGAGGCTTACAACTGAGACGTGATATTCCAGAGGAAATCAAAACACTGGCTGTTTTTGGTGATCAAGTTCGAATTCAGCAAGTCTTGGTTGATTTCTTGTTGAACGTTGTGCGTTACGCGCCATCTCCAGACAGTTGGGTAGAGATTCAAGTCTGCCCAAGCCTGAAAATTGTATCAGATGGCATAGAACTTCTACACCTTGAATTCAG GATTGAGTGTCCTGGTGAGGGCCTCCCCCCTGAACTCGTTCAAGACGTGTTCAACAGCAACCGTTGGTTGACTCAAGAAGGTTTAGCCTTAAACATGTCAAGGAAGATTCTAAAGTTAATGAACGGTGAAGTTCAATATGTCAGGGGATCTGAACGATGTTCTTTTCTCATTATTCTTGAACTTCCAATGCCAAGGAGGGCGTCAAAAAAGGCTGTACATTAA